The following are encoded in a window of uncultured Pseudomonas sp. genomic DNA:
- a CDS encoding DUF1826 domain-containing protein translates to MLAPVLRPPLQQVSSEQIEVLGEVLRDEVNLAVWQRQLPAPVSDFATALLAQGEPLGHAIVLELGNPESTPNLSGLVDRYRDLPGQAAFVADIRWLVSAFACLFDAKRIGLRLRILDNAMCPRFHVDHVPVRLITSYAGAGSEWLAEGVMARRRLGDPAAEPSDAALIERAKAGDVLLAKGERWIGNEGAGLIHRSPSPALAERRLLLTLDWLA, encoded by the coding sequence ATGCTGGCGCCGGTTCTGCGACCGCCGCTGCAGCAGGTCAGCAGCGAGCAGATCGAGGTGCTTGGTGAGGTGCTGCGTGATGAGGTCAACCTGGCTGTCTGGCAGCGCCAATTGCCAGCGCCGGTCAGTGATTTCGCCACCGCCTTGCTCGCCCAGGGCGAGCCGTTGGGGCACGCCATCGTGCTGGAGCTGGGCAACCCGGAGAGTACGCCGAACCTGAGTGGGCTCGTCGATCGTTACCGCGATCTGCCGGGGCAGGCGGCCTTTGTTGCAGACATTCGCTGGCTGGTCAGTGCGTTTGCTTGCCTGTTTGACGCAAAACGCATCGGCCTGCGCCTGCGTATTCTCGACAACGCGATGTGCCCGCGTTTTCACGTCGACCATGTGCCTGTGAGGCTAATAACCAGTTACGCAGGGGCAGGCAGTGAGTGGTTGGCCGAGGGCGTGATGGCTCGCCGTCGTCTGGGCGATCCGGCGGCTGAGCCCAGCGATGCTGCACTGATCGAGCGGGCCAAGGCTGGCGATGTGTTGTTGGCCAAAGGCGAGCGCTGGATCGGTAATGAAGGGGCTGGGCTGATCCACCGCTCGCCGTCGCCCGCGTTGGCTGAGCGGCGTTTGTTACTGACTCTGGATTGGTTGGCCTAG
- a CDS encoding NADH:ubiquinone oxidoreductase produces the protein MRVFLLLSLFTVSSLAWGEACVVRSQAERLDVKVCQQNRSIPPNLFRTGFCQPQLQGQKVAVEFVEQCPMGSFGVCRNATVGGTLYKQDVHYYGVASDATYLKPFCEKQSRGVWMAR, from the coding sequence ATGCGCGTTTTTCTGCTGCTAAGTCTGTTTACTGTGTCCAGCCTGGCCTGGGGTGAAGCCTGCGTGGTGCGTAGCCAGGCCGAGCGCTTGGATGTGAAGGTCTGCCAGCAAAACCGCAGCATCCCGCCCAACCTGTTTCGCACCGGTTTCTGCCAGCCGCAGCTACAAGGGCAGAAGGTCGCCGTCGAGTTTGTCGAGCAGTGCCCCATGGGCTCCTTCGGCGTCTGCCGTAACGCCACGGTCGGCGGCACACTCTACAAACAGGACGTGCACTATTACGGTGTCGCCAGCGACGCCACCTACCTCAAGCCCTTCTGCGAGAAGCAGAGCAGAGGCGTGTGGATGGCGCGCTAG
- a CDS encoding GTP-binding protein — protein sequence MLKNIPTHVIAGPLGAGKTSLIGHLLAQRPGHERWAVLINEFGLIGLDAALLATDDDGVALGEVAGGCLCCVNGVPFQVGLSRLLRQARPDRLLIEPSGLGHPLQLLEQLRQAPWAGVLAVQPPLLVLDAQALAAGEALPQSQQATLNCAGLLLLNKAEGLDQATKVRIQAQLPARPLYWTRQGQLPLAQLPGFNAQAQAQADALIELADAAAPLPQLWRRPSEPICQIQQQAEGWSIGWRWHPSQQFERVQVEQWLSRLPWQRAKLVLHTNAGWLSANALNGQVVHWRNSEWRKDSRLELIFSEAQDSAALQRGFAQCRLP from the coding sequence ATGCTGAAAAATATCCCCACCCATGTTATTGCCGGCCCGCTCGGTGCCGGCAAGACCAGCCTGATTGGCCATTTGTTGGCGCAACGGCCCGGCCACGAGCGCTGGGCGGTGCTGATCAATGAGTTCGGCCTGATCGGCCTCGACGCGGCCCTGCTGGCAACTGATGACGACGGCGTTGCCCTCGGCGAGGTGGCGGGCGGCTGCCTGTGTTGCGTCAATGGTGTGCCCTTTCAGGTCGGCTTAAGCCGCCTGCTGCGCCAGGCCAGGCCGGATCGGCTGCTGATCGAGCCGTCTGGTTTAGGTCATCCCCTGCAATTACTCGAACAACTGCGCCAAGCGCCCTGGGCTGGCGTGCTGGCGGTGCAGCCGCCCTTGCTGGTGCTGGACGCCCAGGCGCTGGCCGCCGGTGAAGCCCTGCCGCAGAGTCAGCAGGCAACGCTGAACTGTGCCGGGCTGTTGCTGCTGAACAAGGCCGAAGGCTTGGACCAAGCGACTAAAGTGCGAATCCAGGCGCAGCTGCCGGCACGCCCGTTGTATTGGACCCGCCAGGGCCAGCTGCCGTTGGCGCAACTGCCCGGCTTTAATGCTCAGGCCCAGGCCCAGGCCGATGCGCTGATTGAGTTGGCGGATGCTGCTGCGCCGTTGCCGCAGCTATGGCGCCGCCCAAGTGAGCCGATTTGTCAGATTCAGCAGCAGGCCGAAGGCTGGAGCATCGGCTGGCGTTGGCACCCCAGCCAGCAGTTTGAGCGGGTGCAGGTTGAACAATGGCTCAGTCGTTTGCCCTGGCAGCGCGCCAAGTTGGTGCTGCACACCAATGCCGGCTGGCTGTCCGCCAATGCCTTGAATGGCCAGGTCGTGCATTGGCGCAACAGCGAATGGCGCAAGGACTCGCGCCTGGAGCTGATTTTTAGCGAAGCGCAGGACAGCGCTGCCTTGCAGCGAGGGTTTGCCCAGTGCCGTCTGCCTTGA
- a CDS encoding alpha/beta hydrolase, with protein sequence MQLLSWSHDCSAGFTLRGWHSPPSGKPLLHFLHGNGYCGRVYTPLLQALAEDFDLWLCDVQGHGESDHGGRFHGWNRSAELALEAFALGRERFADAPVFAVGHSFGGVLTGLMLAQQPQLFQRAVLLDPVLFSPAMIGVMALSDVVGLNRRTTLASKALKRRSSWPDRAAAHAALHGRGMFRGWTEEAFTAYIQHALKDSEQGVELKCRPSREADIFSSFPKRLWSSLGKVSTPTQVLYGQHSYPFVAKSVARWCARNAHVSAHVVAGGHCFMQEQPVDSAARVVHFLLQRD encoded by the coding sequence ATGCAACTGCTTTCTTGGTCTCACGACTGCTCGGCCGGCTTCACCCTGCGCGGCTGGCACTCGCCACCTTCGGGTAAGCCGTTGCTGCATTTTCTGCATGGCAACGGTTATTGCGGGCGGGTGTATACACCGCTGCTGCAGGCGCTGGCCGAGGATTTCGACCTGTGGCTGTGCGACGTGCAGGGCCATGGCGAGAGTGATCATGGCGGGCGTTTTCACGGCTGGAACCGCAGTGCCGAGCTGGCGCTGGAGGCGTTTGCGCTGGGGCGTGAGCGTTTTGCCGATGCCCCGGTGTTTGCCGTGGGCCACAGCTTTGGCGGGGTGTTGACCGGGCTGATGCTGGCCCAGCAGCCGCAGCTGTTTCAGCGCGCGGTGTTGCTCGACCCGGTGCTGTTCAGCCCTGCGATGATTGGGGTCATGGCGCTGTCCGATGTGGTCGGCCTGAACCGCCGTACCACCCTGGCCAGTAAGGCCCTGAAGCGCCGCAGCAGCTGGCCGGATCGCGCCGCCGCCCATGCCGCACTGCACGGCCGGGGCATGTTTCGCGGCTGGACCGAAGAGGCGTTTACCGCCTATATCCAGCACGCCTTGAAAGACAGCGAGCAGGGTGTCGAGCTGAAGTGCCGGCCAAGTCGTGAGGCGGATATCTTCAGCTCCTTTCCCAAGCGTCTGTGGTCGTCCCTGGGCAAAGTCAGCACCCCGACTCAGGTGCTGTACGGCCAGCACAGTTACCCTTTTGTGGCCAAGTCAGTGGCGCGCTGGTGCGCCCGCAATGCGCATGTCAGCGCCCATGTGGTGGCGGGTGGGCATTGCTTTATGCAGGAGCAGCCGGTCGACAGCGCGGCTCGCGTGGTGCACTTTCTGTTGCAGCGTGATTAG
- the blaOXA gene encoding class D beta-lactamase, protein MMRWLCAALLCVAGQASALEWLDQPAVAKVFEDAGVQGTFVLHEVGSEQVQGYNRQRAETRYLPASTFKIPNTLIGLSTGAVSSVDEVFPYDGEPKFLKAWEHDMGLREALKVSNVAVYQVLARRVGLTTMRSQVAALDYGNAEIGEQVDQFWLKGPLAISAVEQTQFLARLAQGQLAIAEDIQVTVREISLLEEQSGWRLYGKTGWATAVKPGVGWWVGWLEQAGRVYSFALNMPMNDLQDAGKRVELGKASLKALGLL, encoded by the coding sequence ATGATGCGTTGGTTGTGTGCCGCCTTGTTGTGTGTCGCCGGTCAAGCTTCTGCTCTCGAATGGCTGGATCAGCCCGCAGTGGCCAAGGTGTTTGAGGACGCGGGGGTGCAGGGCACCTTTGTCCTCCACGAGGTGGGCAGCGAGCAGGTGCAGGGGTATAACCGCCAACGAGCCGAAACCCGCTACCTGCCAGCGTCCACCTTCAAAATCCCGAATACTCTGATTGGCCTTTCGACTGGGGCGGTTAGCAGTGTTGATGAGGTGTTCCCCTACGACGGTGAGCCTAAATTCCTCAAAGCCTGGGAGCACGACATGGGCCTGCGTGAGGCGCTCAAGGTGTCCAACGTAGCGGTCTATCAGGTGCTGGCGCGGCGCGTTGGTTTAACCACAATGCGCAGTCAGGTCGCGGCGCTGGATTACGGTAATGCTGAGATCGGTGAGCAAGTCGATCAGTTCTGGCTCAAGGGGCCATTAGCAATCAGCGCGGTTGAGCAAACCCAGTTCCTCGCGCGCCTGGCCCAAGGTCAGTTAGCCATTGCTGAGGATATTCAGGTGACGGTGCGTGAGATCAGTTTGCTTGAAGAGCAGAGCGGCTGGCGCCTGTATGGCAAGACCGGCTGGGCAACCGCCGTCAAACCGGGTGTTGGCTGGTGGGTGGGCTGGCTGGAGCAAGCAGGTAGGGTCTACAGCTTTGCCCTGAATATGCCGATGAACGACTTGCAGGATGCCGGCAAACGCGTCGAATTGGGCAAAGCCAGCCTCAAGGCACTCGGCCTGTTGTAG